From the Chiroxiphia lanceolata isolate bChiLan1 chromosome 6, bChiLan1.pri, whole genome shotgun sequence genome, the window TTTATCaggtggatttatttttttatcgCCGCCATCATGATTTTACCCTTTTCCTCCAAGAATTTAGGCACAGATGGCCTcatgcacaaaaataaataagaaaccTGCTTGAAGGGAAAAGAATTCTGCTCAAATAGCTTAAGATAGTCTAATAAATACCATTttgattataaaaatatttcaggtttatAAAATAGGGAAGGGGACGATCTCCCATGTGGAAAGGATGTTAAGTGAAAAGTGCTGTATAACGTTTCTgaagagattttgttttaaacatataGTACCATTATGAATATATACTTTATAATAATCCTGTTTCTTAGAACCTTATTGTTCACTAGAAGTATCAAATgctctttgcttccttttgtttgttgtcTTATTGCCGCTTTGGAAGATGCCTAGTTCAGAAGGGTTCCGTATAATTGTGCTTTTGTAAGGCTGTCCTTCCGACTCAaaccagtgctcccagtccgttgaaactgctgctgtttaCTGTGAATACCCGAATGGCTTCCTTGATCCATGGAAGACTGGTGGATTTCTGAAGCCTCCACTGAACTCTGATTGAGCGACTCTGCCGAGCTGTTGGGGCTCACGTCCACGTATTCTCTTTTCAATACTGGGCTGTTTTCGATGTTTTTGCTACTGCATAACTGGACAGTgatcctttcatttttttggtcTCTTGGTTCTTTAGTTTTGTAAGTGGGCAATTTGTCCTGTTTACAGCTAGCGCTGATGTCAATATTCAGACCACTGTCTGTTCTCAGGAAGCAAGAATCCACAAGTCTGCTTTGGCAGATATCATCTCCCTCGGAGCAGCTATCTGCTTTGTAACTAGCATAGATGGGGCTTGTTCGGCTGTCCCCCTTCTTAATAGGGCTGCTGTAGTACTGCTCTGAAAAACTACAGGGTGACAGCCTGCCAGCGTTCCTGTAAGAGTATGCACCAATGTCCTCCACGCTCAACTGCCTCCATCGCCCAGGCAAGTCTTCTTCTGAAAGGTGGGTGCTCCTGCACTCGTTCCTCATTTTCTGATTTGCTAATGCCTGCTGTGGTGTTATGGCTGAGAAATGAAAAGGCTCGTTTGCATATGGAGGCAGAGTTCTGGTAAAAGTGGGTGAGTTCTCGTTGTCGTCGGCAAGCTCCATGTGCTGCGCAGGTTTGGGCTTGGCAAACCTGGGGCTTCCCTGGTGCTCATAACCTGCAGGGGACTTTCTTTCAAACAGTTCATCTCGATTGCTCATGTAGATTGCTTGCTGAGAGGCTGTCAGAGTGTTGGCTTGGGCGTTCTCCTTCTCCTCGGAGGTGACGCTGAAGCTGGAATAGGAGCTGGAGGTTGGCAGAGAGGTAATGTACTCTGGGAAGGCTTCATGAGAGAAGCTGGAATGGAATCCATCTTCCTCGACAGTGCTGTCCGTGGAGTTCTGGGACCGCAGGAACCCCACATCTTTCACTTGCGTGTCCACGCTtggcctcctctccctcctcctctcctcgGGGCAGTAAAGGGCTGTGTCGCTGCAGTAGATATCGGACTTGTACTGTGGCCTTTGTCCGACTTTTCCGGCAGAGTCCTGAAAATTGAGATCCCTTGTGGAAGGGCTTGACAAGTGTGAAGACAAGCTGTTTGGGTCTGGTTTTTCCAGTACTTTGGCAATGACGCAAGTGGGTATGGTGTCTGCGTAAGAAGTGTGGCACAAGGGGACAGAAAGGCTGCACCCATGTTTTTCCAGATGGATGCTGACTCTTTCCTGAAAGTCAGATGGCAACTATAACATAAAGAGATggcaaaagagaaaggagaaaagggtaCATATCAATACTGGTGTGAGTTGAGTGCTGTTTATGACATGGCATAACTCACTACACATGGTTCTTCTGCTAATGTGAGGGCCACAGTCTTTGTACATTTTTGGAATCATATGTAACTGAATGACTTTCATTTATCTACCTAGTATTTGGAAATATCAATTTGCTTTCCCTCATGGACAacactgtgaaactgaaaaactTCCTTCCAAGTTAATTCAGGTTGGATAGgaatgatcacagaatcatagaaaaggCCTCTAAGcttattgagtccaaccattaacccagcattgCCAGGTTTACTTTACTGATGTAAAGTACATAGTAAACAACAATCTTAAAAAGGCAAGTAGGTAATTAAAACATAGAGCAATACTTCCAGACTGTCTGCCTGGGTGAGATTTGCAGTTGGAGTGTGGGTGTGTGAAGGTTTCTAGGGGGGTGAAGAAAGAGGAGGATGAGATCAtatcttttctgttcttcttttgcCTTTCCTCAAGCTCATCTTTCCCCCAATCCAGTGCCAAATTGGCTCCTGCTCTCCGGCTTCACATTTGATAAACAATGCTGTTTGAAGAGGTGGAAAAGCTGGCTTCACTGACACTTAAAGTGGTACTGGCTGCTGTGACAAGAGTGTTCTTGTGCTGGGAAGAAGCAAATCAAACCGGTTTCCTTGCCCCATCAGTTGGACACTGCTTGTCAGATCAACCATCCACATAAGGCTCAATATGTTCTTACATGAATTTATGATTCCCATGACAGAATTAATCAATGTCTGTTATGCATCAGAAATCACATAGTTTTTTTGAGAAAGTCAGGATCAGCTGTATGGGTGGTTCCACCTGCCATTCTGTCACGTGGACCAGAAGAGATAGAGAGACCACATTCCTTGATGCAATCCAAAAGTCTGGTAGGTAAGACCTACTGAAGTATCACTGCACATGCTTTCCAGTCAAATTTTATCTGCCTTGCTCATTTCAGATCTCTATCAATGATCTGACAGCAATATGAGACAGAGAGCTGTGTGATGGTTGTGTCTCAGATTTCTGGCTGGAAATCAGAAAAACTCATGTTTGGAACAAGTTTTGAGTTTGTGATTGTGATAGCTCCTTTGATATCTGTGTTGATTTATGCCACTTAGAAATTTATCCTGTGAGTGCTTGGCTGAACTCTGACTTACTCTGCACTTTCTTTTTATAACTAGAAATCAAGTTCctctttacaaaataaatagtgGCTAACCTTATGACCTCACTCCCTCCTTAACTTTGTTTCTCTAGAGGAGAAAACCCTACAAATAACTGAAGTTGTCCCCTTTCACTTTACTTTTGGCAAAGGAAATTTACAGCGCCTGCTTCTTGTCCCGCTCTCACATTGTATAAGAAATGGAGCTCCTCTTTTAGCTTCACTGGGAAGTTTTTAAAGCTGGTTTAATCCTCCAAACTCAGTGTGTTCCAAACATGGCATGTAGTGAAATAGGGTGTTTTTTCAATGAACAGAACCTTCCAGGATATTTTGGATTAATCATTATGTTGCTAATTAGCTCATATGTCTTCCACTGGAAATAAAGAATATGATATTGCCAGTCTGCTGGCAGACAGTAGTATTAGTCACAATAAGTACAGATGCAACAGAGATTGAATAAACAGGTTGTAAAATAGGCCTGGTGTAAATTGccacagaaatgaggaaaagaaatacagttaatttaatgtgaaaatgCTGTATGGGGCAGCTACAGTATCCTGTAGCATGACTGTTTGATCtattttatatacattattAAGGTTATGAAATGTGTTAAGAAGAAGAGCATTCTTTTCTGGATATTCCACTGGAAACTAGAATTACTAAAATGATATTGCTGTCACATTACTATATTGTACTACAGTTTAGGTTTCTGGATAACATACAATACTTTATCAagcaatatttgcatttttaaggaaTTTATTGGCTGTGACAGTGCATTCACACttgttaaattaataaatagttGGACTTCTGAGTGGAGATTGCCTATTTAATTGAGTGTTTGACAGTCTAGGAAGTTGTGGGGAGATCCCACATTTGTGATAGTTCTCTGCAAGTGAACTACTAAGAACTTTTAAGGTCCTAATTACTGCTAACAGATAGGGTGCTTTCAGATGTTAGTAATATTAGTAATGTTAGTAATGTTAGTAATGTTAATGATGATAATTCCTATACGATTTGCTAAGGAAAGTCagataataggaaaaaataaccaAGATAATGGTTAATATGGAAGTTCTGTCTCCATTCCAGAAAATTATTGCCCGTTTAACAGAGAAATCTTGCTCCATCTTTATTTACCAGAGTTGTTTAGTGCACTGAAGCCATCAACTGACTTAGAAATGGTTTATACATTCcacatttaattttgcattattcTATTGCAGCATTGCAAAAGAGAGATCATTTGGGGGAATGTTGACTTGATGGGACTGATGAAGGAAGGGCTATTACCTGTGACCTTCACTGAAGCAATATACGTGAGGAAGGTGC encodes:
- the BEGAIN gene encoding brain-enriched guanylate kinase-associated protein isoform X2, which gives rise to MPTAQRASAAEMEKIRVRNSWVPTCLWQPRILQGRLAKSSPTLWDSTLQEQKGELRKRLSYTTHKLEMLETEFDSTRQYLEIELRRAQEELEKVTEKLRRQVITPLKTYHNGSQKYVTRIQNNYLALQRINQDLEDKLYRMGQHYEEEKRALSHEIIALNNHLIEAKVTIDKLSEDNELYRKDCNLAAQLLQCSKNYDRAHKLSELPSDFQERVSIHLEKHGCSLSVPLCHTSYADTIPTCVIAKVLEKPDPNSLSSHLSSPSTRDLNFQDSAGKVGQRPQYKSDIYCSDTALYCPEERRRERRPSVDTQVKDVGFLRSQNSTDSTVEEDGFHSSFSHEAFPEYITSLPTSSSYSSFSVTSEEKENAQANTLTASQQAIYMSNRDELFERKSPAGYEHQGSPRFAKPKPAQHMELADDNENSPTFTRTLPPYANEPFHFSAITPQQALANQKMRNECRSTHLSEEDLPGRWRQLSVEDIGAYSYRNAGRLSPCSFSEQYYSSPIKKGDSRTSPIYASYKADSCSEGDDICQSRLVDSCFLRTDSGLNIDISASCKQDKLPTYKTKEPRDQKNERITVQLCSSKNIENSPVLKREYVDVSPNSSAESLNQSSVEASEIHQSSMDQGSHSGIHSKQQQFQRTGSTGLSRKDSLTKAQLYGTLLN
- the BEGAIN gene encoding brain-enriched guanylate kinase-associated protein isoform X1; this translates as MMLAEDRKHFEDSFTVQASAAEMEKIRVRNSWVPTCLWQPRILQGRLAKSSPTLWDSTLQEQKGELRKRLSYTTHKLEMLETEFDSTRQYLEIELRRAQEELEKVTEKLRRQVITPLKTYHNGSQKYVTRIQNNYLALQRINQDLEDKLYRMGQHYEEEKRALSHEIIALNNHLIEAKVTIDKLSEDNELYRKDCNLAAQLLQCSKNYDRAHKLSELPSDFQERVSIHLEKHGCSLSVPLCHTSYADTIPTCVIAKVLEKPDPNSLSSHLSSPSTRDLNFQDSAGKVGQRPQYKSDIYCSDTALYCPEERRRERRPSVDTQVKDVGFLRSQNSTDSTVEEDGFHSSFSHEAFPEYITSLPTSSSYSSFSVTSEEKENAQANTLTASQQAIYMSNRDELFERKSPAGYEHQGSPRFAKPKPAQHMELADDNENSPTFTRTLPPYANEPFHFSAITPQQALANQKMRNECRSTHLSEEDLPGRWRQLSVEDIGAYSYRNAGRLSPCSFSEQYYSSPIKKGDSRTSPIYASYKADSCSEGDDICQSRLVDSCFLRTDSGLNIDISASCKQDKLPTYKTKEPRDQKNERITVQLCSSKNIENSPVLKREYVDVSPNSSAESLNQSSVEASEIHQSSMDQGSHSGIHSKQQQFQRTGSTGLSRKDSLTKAQLYGTLLN
- the BEGAIN gene encoding brain-enriched guanylate kinase-associated protein isoform X4, with amino-acid sequence MEKIRVRNSWVPTCLWQPRILQGRLAKSSPTLWDSTLQEQKGELRKRLSYTTHKLEMLETEFDSTRQYLEIELRRAQEELEKVTEKLRRQVITPLKTYHNGSQKYVTRIQNNYLALQRINQDLEDKLYRMGQHYEEEKRALSHEIIALNNHLIEAKVTIDKLSEDNELYRKDCNLAAQLLQCSKNYDRAHKLSELPSDFQERVSIHLEKHGCSLSVPLCHTSYADTIPTCVIAKVLEKPDPNSLSSHLSSPSTRDLNFQDSAGKVGQRPQYKSDIYCSDTALYCPEERRRERRPSVDTQVKDVGFLRSQNSTDSTVEEDGFHSSFSHEAFPEYITSLPTSSSYSSFSVTSEEKENAQANTLTASQQAIYMSNRDELFERKSPAGYEHQGSPRFAKPKPAQHMELADDNENSPTFTRTLPPYANEPFHFSAITPQQALANQKMRNECRSTHLSEEDLPGRWRQLSVEDIGAYSYRNAGRLSPCSFSEQYYSSPIKKGDSRTSPIYASYKADSCSEGDDICQSRLVDSCFLRTDSGLNIDISASCKQDKLPTYKTKEPRDQKNERITVQLCSSKNIENSPVLKREYVDVSPNSSAESLNQSSVEASEIHQSSMDQGSHSGIHSKQQQFQRTGSTGLSRKDSLTKAQLYGTLLN
- the BEGAIN gene encoding brain-enriched guanylate kinase-associated protein isoform X5, coding for MMLAEDRKHFEDSFTVQASAAEMEKISTLQEQKGELRKRLSYTTHKLEMLETEFDSTRQYLEIELRRAQEELEKVTEKLRRQVITPLKTYHNGSQKYVTRIQNNYLALQRINQDLEDKLYRMGQHYEEEKRALSHEIIALNNHLIEAKVTIDKLSEDNELYRKDCNLAAQLLQCSKNYDRAHKLSELPSDFQERVSIHLEKHGCSLSVPLCHTSYADTIPTCVIAKVLEKPDPNSLSSHLSSPSTRDLNFQDSAGKVGQRPQYKSDIYCSDTALYCPEERRRERRPSVDTQVKDVGFLRSQNSTDSTVEEDGFHSSFSHEAFPEYITSLPTSSSYSSFSVTSEEKENAQANTLTASQQAIYMSNRDELFERKSPAGYEHQGSPRFAKPKPAQHMELADDNENSPTFTRTLPPYANEPFHFSAITPQQALANQKMRNECRSTHLSEEDLPGRWRQLSVEDIGAYSYRNAGRLSPCSFSEQYYSSPIKKGDSRTSPIYASYKADSCSEGDDICQSRLVDSCFLRTDSGLNIDISASCKQDKLPTYKTKEPRDQKNERITVQLCSSKNIENSPVLKREYVDVSPNSSAESLNQSSVEASEIHQSSMDQGSHSGIHSKQQQFQRTGSTGLSRKDSLTKAQLYGTLLN
- the BEGAIN gene encoding brain-enriched guanylate kinase-associated protein isoform X3, producing MMLAEDRKHFEDSFTVQASAAEMEKIRVRNSWVPTCLWQPRILQGRLAKSSPTLWDSTLQEQKGELRKRLSYTTHKLEMLETEFDSTRQYLEIELRRAQEELEKVTEKLRRIQNNYLALQRINQDLEDKLYRMGQHYEEEKRALSHEIIALNNHLIEAKVTIDKLSEDNELYRKDCNLAAQLLQCSKNYDRAHKLSELPSDFQERVSIHLEKHGCSLSVPLCHTSYADTIPTCVIAKVLEKPDPNSLSSHLSSPSTRDLNFQDSAGKVGQRPQYKSDIYCSDTALYCPEERRRERRPSVDTQVKDVGFLRSQNSTDSTVEEDGFHSSFSHEAFPEYITSLPTSSSYSSFSVTSEEKENAQANTLTASQQAIYMSNRDELFERKSPAGYEHQGSPRFAKPKPAQHMELADDNENSPTFTRTLPPYANEPFHFSAITPQQALANQKMRNECRSTHLSEEDLPGRWRQLSVEDIGAYSYRNAGRLSPCSFSEQYYSSPIKKGDSRTSPIYASYKADSCSEGDDICQSRLVDSCFLRTDSGLNIDISASCKQDKLPTYKTKEPRDQKNERITVQLCSSKNIENSPVLKREYVDVSPNSSAESLNQSSVEASEIHQSSMDQGSHSGIHSKQQQFQRTGSTGLSRKDSLTKAQLYGTLLN